In the Paenibacillus sp. FSL H7-0357 genome, one interval contains:
- a CDS encoding MFS transporter, producing the protein MTQTGNGLSVLRGQGYSRLFAAGLINGIGDRFSSVAMLALVLQLTGSGMAVGISLGVRVLPYLFMAPLGGMLAGRLPRKTIMMAVDIMRVPVALSFLWINGEDRLWLLYAGSFILAAGEAVYSPVRKSSIPLLAAPDSLLRINGLEQLMNGSVLILGAFTGGLVSLWFGPETAFVMNAASFLVAALLLWGLQFPHHAGETEAGTKHDASAEQSELQQGKAGRLRTLKYVAGGSLVLQVIIAYELLVPVINGWDNVLISVYAVQVFHAGDVGVGAFYAALGIGLSLSFFAGRLLKKRLLAVALAGLLAEGLLLMGISASSHFAAAFLLYILLSLSGGVGNACLDTLVMRETPSSMQPVIFGMLSAAGGSLIGVSMLSAGWLLDYVEPRQLGFAGGAGFAGIALLLGGYYLVRSKRKSLSRI; encoded by the coding sequence ATGACACAAACCGGAAATGGATTATCTGTTCTGCGCGGGCAGGGGTATTCCAGGCTGTTCGCAGCCGGATTAATCAATGGAATAGGCGACCGGTTCAGCAGTGTGGCCATGCTGGCACTGGTGCTTCAACTGACCGGATCGGGAATGGCGGTAGGCATATCGCTTGGTGTAAGGGTGCTGCCCTATCTTTTTATGGCTCCGCTCGGCGGGATGCTGGCAGGCAGGCTGCCGCGCAAAACGATTATGATGGCCGTTGATATTATGCGAGTGCCTGTAGCCTTGTCCTTTCTTTGGATCAATGGGGAGGACCGGCTGTGGCTGCTGTATGCGGGCAGTTTTATACTCGCAGCGGGAGAGGCGGTTTACAGTCCGGTCCGCAAGTCTTCTATCCCGCTCCTGGCTGCTCCGGATTCATTGCTCCGCATTAATGGCCTGGAACAGCTGATGAATGGCTCTGTGCTCATTCTAGGGGCCTTTACGGGAGGGCTGGTGTCCCTTTGGTTCGGGCCGGAGACGGCATTCGTCATGAACGCCGCATCTTTTCTGGTTGCAGCTTTATTGCTATGGGGTTTGCAGTTTCCGCATCATGCCGGGGAAACTGAAGCGGGGACAAAACATGATGCTTCCGCAGAACAGAGCGAACTGCAGCAAGGCAAAGCAGGGCGCCTGCGGACGCTTAAATACGTGGCAGGGGGAAGTCTGGTGCTGCAGGTTATTATTGCTTATGAGCTGCTGGTGCCGGTTATCAACGGCTGGGACAATGTACTGATCAGTGTGTATGCCGTGCAGGTGTTTCATGCCGGGGATGTCGGAGTCGGGGCATTTTATGCGGCACTTGGCATCGGGCTTAGCCTCAGTTTTTTTGCCGGCCGTCTGCTGAAGAAGAGGCTGCTCGCGGTGGCACTGGCAGGATTGCTGGCGGAAGGCTTACTGCTGATGGGGATCAGTGCCAGCAGCCATTTTGCGGCCGCATTTCTCCTGTATATTCTGCTGTCTTTATCGGGTGGAGTTGGCAATGCCTGTCTGGACACGCTGGTGATGAGAGAGACGCCGTCTTCCATGCAGCCGGTTATTTTCGGAATGCTATCGGCGGCGGGCGGTTCACTGATTGGGGTATCGATGCTAAGCGCAGGCTGGTTGCTTGACTACGTGGAACCCAGGCAATTAGGGTTTGCCGGAGGTGCCGGTTTTGCCGGAATTGCGCTGCTGCTGGGAGGATATTACCTGGTTCGCAGCAAACGGAAGAGTCTGTCCCGTATTTAA
- a CDS encoding DedA family protein: MEMLRWIQELFANYGYSVLFFGLLLEFIALPFPGETTMAFAGFLSYTGKLDFMTLIVLAFAGTTSGMTITYFVGLKAGMPFIQRYGKWFLFSPAKLEKTQRWFERYGSFLISIGYFIPGVRHFTGYFAGIIALPFRKFALYAYGGALLWVLAFLGIGKLFGPQWMGIFHLFELYALWIVSGILAIAALIFLYRYRRGISARLLRRKVKG, translated from the coding sequence ATGGAAATGTTGAGATGGATACAGGAATTGTTCGCCAATTACGGATACAGTGTGCTCTTCTTCGGATTGCTGCTGGAATTTATTGCGCTGCCCTTTCCCGGGGAAACAACAATGGCTTTTGCAGGCTTTCTTTCCTATACCGGCAAGCTTGATTTCATGACACTGATAGTACTGGCTTTTGCAGGAACAACAAGCGGGATGACCATTACTTATTTCGTCGGGCTCAAGGCAGGGATGCCGTTTATCCAGCGCTACGGCAAATGGTTTCTCTTTTCACCGGCCAAGCTGGAGAAAACGCAGCGCTGGTTCGAGCGGTACGGCAGCTTTCTGATCTCAATCGGCTATTTCATTCCCGGCGTCCGGCATTTCACCGGCTATTTCGCCGGTATTATCGCTTTGCCTTTCCGCAAGTTTGCCCTGTATGCCTATGGAGGAGCGCTGCTCTGGGTACTGGCTTTTCTGGGCATAGGCAAATTGTTCGGGCCGCAGTGGATGGGCATCTTCCACCTGTTTGAGCTGTATGCCCTATGGATCGTCTCCGGAATCCTGGCTATCGCAGCCCTGATCTTTCTTTACCGCTACCGCCGGGGCATTTCCGCCCGCCTGCTGCGGCGCAAGGTCAAAGGTTAA